Genomic DNA from Acanthopagrus latus isolate v.2019 chromosome 2, fAcaLat1.1, whole genome shotgun sequence:
TAAATAAGAGTTGCAGCATCAGTGTCAAAAAAGCAGACCAGACCTTCAtcataatccacaaacaccCCCACCTTCTCAGGCTTCGACCTCAATGGGAGACAGACTGGAGGGTCAGCAGGGGCAAAGTACCCGCCTTGACTCATACGACATACAGTCCAGTAACCATTCCTGGGGCTCAGCTTGCCTTTTGTCTTCCAAAAGGACAACTTCTGGGCCACACCTAAAGTCCACACTGACCATGATTTAACCTGACACTCAAAGTAGAATCTTTCAGAAGTGAAACCCTTTGTAGATGAGACACATCTGCAGTCCATGCCCTGATTAGACTGACTAGGCCTGGGACGCACTTTATTAGGATCAAGTGCCAGATCCACTGCGTACTGCTGGACCCTCTTCAGCTCGGCCtcaaacagcttcttcatctgtttactgagcgtctcctccagctgagccaCAGCTCTCACCACAGTCCCATCATATGAAGGTGGACGGACGCTGACTCCTGTCCAGTCCTTGGTGGGTGGAGCAGTGTTCAGTGATGGGAAGctttggaggaggtggaggtggtcttcagactgtgagagctgctccacctcagagCTTCTCTTCTTCAGCTCAGAGATTTCCTGTTCCAGCTCTTTGATGAAGCCTTCagcttgtttctctgtctttctctgcttctctttgatgGTGTCCATGAGCTCGGCCTGGCTTCTCTCAACAGACTCCTTCAGAGCGGTGAAGACCTGAACACcagctgctatctctctgtctgcgtCTTTCATACCGAGCTCCACTGAGCGCTTCATCTCCTGAATCTTCAGTCGTCTCTCCTGGATCATCTGCTGAATTTCAGCGTCTGTCTTCCCCAGCTCGGCCTTCTTACCTTCGTATTCCTCCTTCAGAGGAACAACGTCGTGTGTCTTGTGGTCTGCATAGGTGCAgagcacgcagacacacacctggTCAGTCTGACAGAACAGCTCCAGAGGTTTATCGTGCTTCGCACACATCCTGCCTTCCAAGTTCTCCACAGGGTCGATCAGCTGATGTCTCTTAAGCCCTGCCATTGTTAGATGAGGCTCCAGGTGAGTCTCGCAGTAGGAGACCAGACACACCAGGCAGGACTTCAGGGCCTTCAATTTGGTTCCAGTGCAGACGTCACAGGGAACTTCTCCTGGTTTGGAAACCCGatgctctgagctgctgctgctgctgctgctgctggctttctGCTGAGCTGACTGTCTGAACTGCGCAGCCATCTCAGAGATGAAAGTATTGACCTGCAGCTCAGGTCTCGCATTGAAAATCTTTTTACAGTTTGGACACTGACACGTGACATTTTTATCCCAGTGCTGAGTGATGCAGGTTTTACAGAAGTTGTGTCCACACGGTATGGTGACTGgatcagtgaacacatccagacagatggagcacagaaactgatcctcagtcagcagacagctggcagcagacatgTCGACACTCTGAGGAgaaaaggtttgaaaaaaacaaaactggaatcACATATCTTTTCAGTATTTGGTTGAAAGATGTAATTAAGATATCAGGAGAGTCATCATGACTTGTGTAGTTATAGTGCATTCAACGGAGGGATGAATTTACTGAGAAAATGTGCAACACATCATATggttctaagtgctgtatcataggctactggacgtgtttcagttaCTGACAGTCACCTGGCTGACTAAgaaccatcatcatcaacaaatcATGTGGTTGTCAGTGGATGACAGCGGCAAAGTGCATGTATGCAGTGTCTGGCAGCGAGTGACGGAGAGCTCACATGTGCACTCCAGCTGTGGTATTTCTACCTTCTCTCAGAAAGGCTCAGAAAATAAGTGAGAACATAATCATCTTTattccaaaatattttttattctgcCTGGGAGAAACTTAAACTTTTCCCAATATATTACACAAATGGAcctcagatttaaaaaaaacatactgtatagCATCCTGAGTGGAACTGACCTGTCTGAGTAGAGCTCAGGTTTTGTGTCAATACTGGTAGCTGCATGACAGTATACTCTATATTATCAACTATACTGCATTATGAAAGCAGACAGCAGTAACTGCAGAAACAGTGAGGCTGTCTGAAGTTCAGTTCTACTAAGGTTTAAAGCAGTAAAAAAGCTTAACGTCACTTTTATATGCAATAAAAACTTGTCAGCTGAGAGAAAGATACTGCAGTGTGGAAGCTCCAAAGGGCATCTATGCTAGGCTAGTTAGCTTTCTAGCAGGGCCAGAGGTGGTACCTTTTAATAACTATTAATAGCACAGACAGCATTCTGTCTATGCAGGGCAGTGTACTCACCAGTGCTGGGCAGagattctgctgttttgttgttggggAAATGGACGGCGGACTCTGATGGATTCAGTGGAGAGACACAGTGTAGCTTGTTTcaactgcagctcctctgtcactcaggcaaactttcactttcacttatGAAAATGTGACCTGGGGGAATTTCCTTCCCCCAGTGttgctcctcctctcagtgcAGCTCTCTGAGTGAGGAACCTTGAAATAGCTTTGGAATGAGatgggtttttattttgtctgtcagGGTACACGTGTAAAACCACAAACTAGCTCAAGTAAATCTAGAGACTCGGAGAACAGGCAGGCCTACATGAAGAAATAAGAGCTGGCAGCTAACAAAAGTCCTGGTATGAAAGTTTTGATGTGGGTGGAATTACATATACCGGAATGATTCACATAGTAAATTCAGCATAATGTACTTTTCCCCAGCACCAGTTTCATCCATACAAATTCAGTACGGATCAATCATGCTCACCACTCCGCTTCAGTTTTTCTGAACCGATTTTGTCACCGTGTCACTTATCACCAATCACATTCCCCACAAAAAAGTTTATAAAGATTATTCCTTCATGTAAAATATAGCAtattcattatttcatattgGGAGTGTGACTGTTTGTGGGATTAGATTTTAAATATCTTCACCGTGGGAGGAGTTTTCCGAAAGCTCCATTTTCGGTGACCTACACCTCcgtttgtgtgtgaatgaaaggCTTTAACACATAGAGCAGCTTTGTTTGAAGAAATTCCTGTGTACATGTGGCTTACAGGgattaaaatgtgcagtttgatcacacagtgacacagatgtCACAAGATCACACTGACTTTGGAGACGGCTTATGGTTGTGAAGTAAACATTCAACTCACACCCGTGCACTAAGCATGCTGTTTAATACTTGTCAGGTAGGTGGATTATCTTGGCAAAGGAGCAGTGCACACTAACTCAGATTATATAGCCACAATTGCTCAAAATTTTAGTATGAGAGTAAAGTAGTTTGACTGCTTTGTAGTGCATTGGTATTCCCGCCTAGGCTATAAAGTGTGACTGActacaaaatgaaaaaccatTAAGTCAGTCTGGTTGGTTTCTTATTCTGTCAACAAAAAGCCGCACAAATAAAAGGCAATTTGCCTCAGAACATGCCTTGCAGTTGCATTATTGCACAACGCAATAAATAATTATGCCTAGTACAGGATGTAAAATAAAGCAGCCTTGTCAAACATCTTCTTTAAGGAGGCTATCTATGTGTGAGTGCACTTGCTGCTGGAGCTCAAGTAGGGCAACATCTGCAAAATAccttcaaatcaattttatcaaatcagttttatttatatagccaaATATCtcaatcacattgcctcagcTGGCTTTataatctgtacagtgaacaacatcctctgtcttttgtttgacCCTCGATTCACGTGAGGAAAAACTTTCCATGTtgacggagagaaaaaagaccctttgggatccctctcccaggacagacagacatgcgATAGTTACATTGtcagaatatctgatacaaattataatatatgtaaagCTGGTTGATCCAGGGGTCGACTGAGCAGGACGAGGCATCGCCAAGTAGATtatgaaacagaggagagcaatgatccagcagagTCCAGGGTGTGACGATCCAGATCCGTCAGTATTTCGAGGCAGCAGGGACCAGGAGAGGTAGATGGTCCCAGGGGCCTGCGATGATAATCAGAAAAAGCAGATTGTTTCTCGTCAGCAGTacaatgtaaaatacaaaaaaaacactatagGTAACTCATTGAGACTGACCCTGACACACTGAAGAAGCTATCAAAATCAGTTTTGAGTTTATATTTAAAGgtgtcaataaagccagattgtctgatgtcagctgggaggttatTCCAGAGGAAGGGGGCCTGACAggaaaaagccctgcagccagctgactttTTCTTAACCCCGGGAACCATCAGGAGCCCTGAAATATGAGAGCGTAATGCACAAGTTGGAATATTTGGTGTAAAGAGATCTGACATGTACGATGGGCGAGGCTGTGTGCAGTTTtgtatgtcatcagcagcacattAAAGCCTGATCTTATATGTACTGGGAGCCAGTGCAGTGACATTAGGATTGGTGTAATATGATCACATGTTCTTGTATGTGTAAAAACTCTAGCAGCACCATTCTGAATCATCTGAAGACTTTTTAGTGCTCTCAAAAGCAAAACCTAGATTTTTTAACCCTTTGAGAAGTAACACAGTTGTCGAGATTTAAGGTCACCTAATCATTATGGTCTCTCTGTCTAGCGGGGGTCATGACCTGCATCTCAGTTTTATCCAAATGTAGGAGCAGGAAGTTTTCTGACATCCGTTTCTTCACCTCGTACAAGCAGGTCTCTTATTTTGTGATTTGAGATTTATCATCAGCTTTTATGGGCACATACAGCTGAGTGTCGTCCGCACCTTCGACCTGGAACAGCGTATCGGGGGTCAGTGTGAGAGCCCGCTAGCATACCTACTGGTGATAATATGTAGCCAAATGCTGTCATTGTGTGATCCTAGCCGGAACCTCCATCACAACCCCAAGATCTCCCACAATCCAGCAGGATATGCTCCGACACAGCTCAATTAGTTGCCCAACAGACTGTGACAAACCACATACAGGACTCAACTGAGCATGCTGACTCAACTGGTTTTCAATTTCCCCTTAACTTGCAAACATACGGTTAAAATAACTGTTGGAACTCTAAAACAAGAAGTAAAATACTCCAGGCAGTCGGTGAAGAGAGAGTCGGATATTTAGCGGTGACGAGCCAGCCTGTGCCAAACACGAACATTTCCATTGCCCTGCAGCAGAGCAAACAAGGCTGGTGAACAAGAGGCAACATGTTGAAATATTATGCAACAATCATGTGCCAACTAGTGCAAACACAGGAGTGTACCTCCCCAAACTTAGCATGGGATTTGCTTTGGTTGACTGGGCAGCTCCTTTCACCACAGACAGGAGCTTCTGTACCAGTGCAGAAGTTTTATAACAGCCATCTGCATCCATAAGTCACTAAGATATTTGTGCAGTAGTTAACCACAGGAACAGTTAGTCAGAGTATCAGGAGATAGGAATGGCAGAATGTGATGAGTGGTGCGGGGAGACATCCTCTGAACTCCTattgagaaagagaaagagtgagggaTTACAAACGGTGCAGAGGCTTTATTAGCTGTCATAACTGTTGCCCGACAGGAAGTCAGTGAGgcaagaaagacagacagagagctggCAAAATATGAAGAGCACATTATTCAGAGCAGTGAGAGCGCAGCACACTCAGAAATCAATCCCTGCAGATTCACAAGTGTCTGCAGTGCGCTACACAAATAAATTACTAAAGTGTGTGATGTTGCTGTGTGAGTCACTGCCTGTGGGTGTCCACTGATAGCAGATGACAAACATCTTACCAAAAATAACTCCCGTGCTGCCGCGTGTATTCCACGTACATTAAATCGGGAGTATTCAGCGTAGTATTCTGCTACTCTGCTTTACAAACCTGTGCCACAATCCAGAAGTAACAAACCTCAGTTTGGAAACCTCAGTTATGGATGTATTTATCAACATATGAGTAATCTTAGCTATATTAGCGAGTTGTAAGAACTCACCCTTGACCTTGCTTTGACACAGATCGTGAACAGTGGTCACCACCTGTGCCTGACCTCTGCCTTACCTGGACCTGCTGCTCTTTTCACAGCTTCTCCTCACttcttttgctgctgtaataattaccacacccactagaggtcaccacctataaaaaaaaaaaagtgtaattactggttgtaataagctgcttacACATTCGATCgatatggttgtttttctgatgagggcAGGCAGGTTAATGCAAAGCCAAATTGTTGTCTATGACTTAAAGCGACAGTATGTAGAAATtgtggagtttgtgtgtgaatacaaATCCTGGGTGGGTAACAATCAGTCAGATGTGATGTTGGTGCTCACTACAAACTGAACTCATGacaatgtgatgtgttgaaaacatgcatgttgaagtaaacatgtacaGAGTGTAACGCAGTGACTGAAGATacacagagcaaaaacaagaaacagactCTGTTTACCTTGtgacaagacactgtaccatcaacatgattctgtGGCTGTCAGTTTAAGGTCAGAAGGTTACATCATGTGGCTTTAACAAAAGCAGTGGCTACACTCTGATACAGCAGGTCATGGAGTGCACCATTGGAACCAGTTTGCAATCTACTTGTATGAACTGTTTTTCAATACAAACATCGTTCTTCTTACTGGTTACTGCCATGAGAAGCAGGCAATTGTCTGTATTTGGTGTTGGCTGAAAGAACTTCATACTGTGCATCCATTGATGTGATCTTGCCAAAGCTTTAGCCCCTAATCCTAACCCTTTTAGACAAATAACCTCAATCATAGTTAATTTTACATAACCAagatctctgtctctgttaccTTGACCTTAGTGGCCATGTGTAAAtttaaagaaagtaagaatTTCAAATAATGTGCTGAATATTATCCAGTCTACTGGCCAGTGCAATAAAGCTAGGCtccttttctctgtgatttggTTTCTAATTCTTGAACTTTTGCAAATCTGGAGTTGATAAATTAACCTTATGCCAATGCACctattttttgtttgactttgatAATTTACCCAGCATATATAACCATCTGCTGTGATGACATTTACCTGATGTAGGTTGTGTCATCCTAAACATCATGGATGAATGTATATATCATGGTCTGTGTGGGAGTTTTCACACTTTATTCTAGATGATTAGATTTAAAGAGAAATGCACCATGATCCCTTCTTAGGTTCTCAGTTCTCATCCAAGATCCAACATGTGGTtatttgatgttaaatgtttttgcagGTTTAGCCATAAACCTGTTCCTCAGTTAGTCATTTGTGAATATTGATGTGAATTTCTTCCACAGTTGACATTCAGGAAGGCTTTTAATGAAAGATCTGTAGATAGAAATAAAGCTAGGACTTCATCGcttctctgcttgttttgttaCTCATAAATCACATCAATAAACACTGGCTAAGTGATCATGTTCCCAGCTCCAGGACAGTACACATGGTACACACCTGACTGTGTGTACcatgtgtgtgttaactgtgtgtTGAAAGTGTGACTAGACCTCCCGGCTCTTAgcagaacacacagtgacacagtgtcCTGATTTAAGCCGTCAATCCTCCAAATTACAACCAGTAACATTCTAAATGTCTCACACAGCCCAACCCACACACGAGACGACCGCTATAATCAGAGCAGAATTAGAGGCTCATTAATGTGTCACGCTTACCTTGTTGTGCCGGTTGCCATGACAGTGAGACAGCTGTAAGTGCTGCCTCGTCGCCATCACCTGTATAACTTGTTCCTGTCGGTCACCAACCAGTGTATGGTTAGTATAATATCTATTTAACAGTTTTTCTGTGCCGGAATATTTCATGGCCTCAGGTTTACTGCATATGATTGAACACACACCTAAAATAACAGAAAGTTTAAAATAAGTAGAACAGGGAACCTCTTTGGCAGTAACTTTggcttagcatgctaacatgttcacaatgctaacatgttgatTTGTTTACTACACTCACGGTCTCAACTGGACATGTTGGCCTGCTAACATTTCTGGAAAACATCTTGAAACAATGTTTCCAACATTGATCTGTTCAGTTGTCATGCCTGCACcatcctgacatgaaagtcagcacatatactgtacatacgtGTATGACAAATACTGTAGAATTGTTGACATGATCCATATGACAAATATGATACAAATTTGAAAGTGCACATGGgttgaaacaaaaaatgacaacatcttATTCTGGCAACTAGGCTGTTTCAATAAACACAACTTTGAGGCTCTCTTGTACGTTTTTCATTGATTCATAGGACACATTTATATGAGACAACAAAGGTCAGAaacaaaagtcagaaaacaaaaaacacaatggtgAGTGTAAGTTGGCTTTAATTCTTGTTTTCAGTGAGTATAATGCTACAGAAAATGAAGCTGGCAGAGTTCTTCTGACCTCAGAGTTCTGTAAATGCTTCAAAGCAAATGTGAAATGACAGACATATTTACAATGATACAGTCTGACATCAGAGTTAATGGAAACATGGAAAATTCCTGCAACAGGAAATCATGGATGTTAGGCTGTTTGCCCAACAAGCTTAATCTCAGCAGATCGATGCACTAATGCATACAGATGACTAATAAAGGCACTGTTCATTTGCGCAGCTTGTAATGACGTACAGCCTTGACAGATGGTAAACAATGGTCCtacaaaatatacacacacacacacaaacaaacactgttagCAGATTATCAAATTTGTACCCA
This window encodes:
- the LOC119030375 gene encoding E3 ubiquitin-protein ligase TRIM47-like; translation: MSAASCLLTEDQFLCSICLDVFTDPVTIPCGHNFCKTCITQHWDKNVTCQCPNCKKIFNARPELQVNTFISEMAAQFRQSAQQKASSSSSSSSSEHRVSKPGEVPCDVCTGTKLKALKSCLVCLVSYCETHLEPHLTMAGLKRHQLIDPVENLEGRMCAKHDKPLELFCQTDQVCVCVLCTYADHKTHDVVPLKEEYEGKKAELGKTDAEIQQMIQERRLKIQEMKRSVELGMKDADREIAAGVQVFTALKESVERSQAELMDTIKEKQRKTEKQAEGFIKELEQEISELKKRSSEVEQLSQSEDHLHLLQSFPSLNTAPPTKDWTGVSVRPPSYDGTVVRAVAQLEETLSKQMKKLFEAELKRVQQYAVDLALDPNKVRPRPSQSNQGMDCRCVSSTKGFTSERFYFECQVKSWSVWTLGVAQKLSFWKTKGKLSPRNGYWTVCRMSQGGYFAPADPPVCLPLRSKPEKVGVFVDYDEGLVCFFDTDAATLIYSFTGCDFTATLYPFFSPCPNDDFTTHIAKLRCHIM